The following proteins are co-located in the Streptomyces sp. DT2A-34 genome:
- a CDS encoding TIGR03619 family F420-dependent LLM class oxidoreductase — MTTTPRMLLVLSENWTLTGGRADLPAAVRWAREAEDAGFDSVMVSEHIVLGPDAAADGIMGNPRDYALPGNQDPYTPWPNSLLLLSAIASVTERLRLAAAAVLAPLRHPLLMARELGTLDLISEGRLLVQPTVSWSKDEYDALGVPFGRRGRLLDEHLDVWAKAWGPSPISHQSEHYSFRDVYFEPKAFRPEGPRLWFGGQHLNGPVLRRLVRYGHGFHPLGRPTPQDVQVLKDAMAAAGRNIAELEMIGGTQAVFPDDHSTADLGAALASIPEQLEQGFTTFCVKPNQFIDDPDAIGAFCRDVMRRVNALTA; from the coding sequence ATGACCACCACCCCCCGTATGCTGCTCGTCCTCAGCGAGAACTGGACCCTCACCGGCGGCCGGGCCGACCTGCCCGCCGCCGTGCGGTGGGCCCGCGAGGCCGAGGACGCCGGATTCGACTCCGTCATGGTCAGCGAACACATCGTGCTCGGCCCAGACGCGGCCGCCGACGGCATCATGGGCAATCCCCGCGACTACGCCCTCCCGGGTAACCAGGACCCGTACACCCCCTGGCCGAACTCACTACTCCTGCTGTCCGCCATCGCCTCCGTCACCGAACGCCTGCGCCTGGCCGCCGCCGCGGTGCTGGCACCCCTGCGCCATCCTCTGCTCATGGCCCGTGAACTGGGCACTCTCGATCTGATCAGTGAGGGTCGGCTGCTGGTGCAGCCGACAGTCAGCTGGAGCAAGGACGAGTACGACGCCCTCGGCGTCCCCTTCGGCAGGCGCGGGCGGCTGCTCGACGAGCACCTCGACGTCTGGGCGAAGGCCTGGGGACCATCCCCGATTTCCCACCAGAGCGAGCACTACTCATTCAGGGACGTCTACTTCGAGCCCAAGGCCTTCCGCCCGGAGGGGCCGAGGCTGTGGTTCGGCGGTCAGCACCTCAACGGCCCCGTCCTGCGCCGGCTCGTACGGTACGGCCACGGCTTCCATCCGCTGGGCCGACCGACGCCGCAGGACGTACAGGTGCTCAAGGACGCCATGGCTGCGGCAGGCCGGAACATCGCCGAGCTGGAGATGATCGGCGGTACCCAGGCCGTGTTTCCCGACGACCACTCCACGGCGGACCTCGGCGCGGCGCTCGCGAGCATCCCGGAACAGCTGGAACAGGGCTTCACGACGTTCTGCGTCAAGCCGAACCAGTTCATCGACGACCCGGACGCGATCGGCGCGTTCTGCCGTGACGTGATGCGCCGCGTGAACGCTCTGACTGCTTGA